Below is a window of Sceloporus undulatus isolate JIND9_A2432 ecotype Alabama unplaced genomic scaffold, SceUnd_v1.1 scaffold_3867, whole genome shotgun sequence DNA.
ttattattattaaataaaattattattattattattattattattattattattattattattattatNNNNNNNNNNtattattattattattgagaccCTTTGAGAGCATCCTTCTGGGTCCAGAAGGCTGCTCCAGACTGAGGGTACCACAAGGGCATCCCTATGGAAGGCCATGGGCTTCCATAAGCGCCCAGCCACTACTCCAGGGTTACAACAGCCATCCCTCCTGCCAGGTGAGAAGAACTTACCTACGCGAAACCAAGTGCGGGCGACATTCGTCCTCCACCCGCCAGATATCGTCGTCGAGGTCCTGTGAGAGAAGGCCGAAGGAGGGGGGAACATGAAAAAGGGTACATGGGGCCCGGATCCCAAATCTCTTTCCCTAAGAAAGGGGACAAGAGAGACTCCCAAATGTCCGCCGCCCCTATTAACTTACCCATAGGATGGCAGGCTTCTCCTCGGCGAGGTCCTTTGCCAACTGTTCTTTCTGGACAACGCTGGGGGGAGAGGCAGTACAAAAGTCTGAACAGAAGCCCACCTATGGCTCCTCCATGGCCCACCTATGGCTCCTCCTTGGCCACCTATAGCTCACCCATGGCCTACCCATGACTCACCCATGGCCCACATGCCCCCTTGCAAtcacagaaccacagagttggaagagacctccagtccaaacccattctgccatgcaggaactctcaagcacaGCGTCCCCCGATGGAGACGGAAAGAAAGGTAgcgtttgtttatttattacctCTGATCCCCTTCGTTGTCTTCCTTCTCCTCCGCCTTGTCTTTGGCCTCCTCTGTTTCGGGGGAAtcctttcaaaggaaaaaagggggaatgaGTATGGACCCTTCTGCGCCAATGTGCAAATGGCACCCAAAGGCACAAGCAAATGCAGAGTGGAAACTAGGCGACGTTACGACACCAGAACGTGCGCAGACCAGATATCACTGGACTGCGACTCCCAGTATTCTGGGAATGACAGTCAAGCCGCGCCGGATCAGCAAACGCGGTACGTTCGCGGAAAAAAACGTAGGATGTTACAAAATGGAAGCCAAACCACCGTCACCAACACCCCTTTTTGTTtgtaatggaggacattttggaattcaagtcaaaatgtaggacatgccctgggaaaggaggacacctggccaCCCTCGGGAGGAAGCGTCAGGGCCTGGCCAAAGGTCGTGGTCACTTCTCAGGTCACTGAGGGTATGAAAGGCTCTACTTACCGAAAAAGCACGGTGGACCTGTGCAACGACCACTATCTGCGACGAAGAGGTATGGATGCCCGTGGTCAAACCCTGCGACGGAGACTGCTGGACATCTGCGGTCAGCTCCCGCGATGGAAACTGATGGACATCCATGGTCAACTTATCCAACAGAGGGGGAAAGACATCCACGGTCAGCTCCTCCAACAGAGAGGGATCGATGTCCGCGGTCAACTCCTCCCACAGAGGGGGATAGACATCTGCGGTCAACTCCTCCAACAGGGAGGGATCGATGTCCGCGGTCAGCTTCTCCGACGGAGAGGGATGGATGTCTGCGGACAACGCGGCGATGTCTTCCACCACTTCCTCCTCGAAGTGGGTTGATTGCGTCTTCTTGTGTCTGCAATGGGGACGGGAAAAGGCCATGAAACATGACCGCTCCAGCGCCGCTGACCGTCTCTCCTGTCCAGCAACGTGGCACTctggtgggttttgggggctctgtggccatgttttggaagagtttattccttttaTGGGTGACCGCTTCTTTCATTcagatttttaatatataaatgtatgaaggaaggaaggaaggaaggaaggaaggggagaagggaggcaggaaagacgggagggaaggaaggaaggaaggaagaggagaagggatgaaggaaggaagaggagaagggatgaaggaagaggagaagggagggagggagggagggagggagggaggaagagaagggaggcaggaaagacgggagggaagcaaggaaggaagaggagaagggataaaggaagggagggagggaagaggaggagggagggaggaaggaaggaaagaaggaagagaagggaggaaggaaggaagtagggagggaaatgaggaaagaaagagggaggaatggaaggaaggaaggaaggaaggaaggaaggaaggaaggaaggaagggggaactTACCTTCGAAGACGCCTGGGGACGTCCTCGTCCTCCTCATCTTTTGGTCGTATATTACACGAGAAGAACTTGACAGTCTTCCTGATGGTCTTCCCGATGGACTTCCTGACGGCCTGCGGTGGAGATGAATGAGAGCCAAGGAAGGGGTGGCCGGCCAAAGCCAGGACCCCAGTGGTCACCtctggcctccctccctccagccgCCCGCTTGATCTCTTCCCAAGGCCATCTTTGGCAAGTGGGACCACTCACGTTGAGAAAATTCTCTCCGCGTGCCATGGCAGCACCGAGAACCCGAATGGCCACAGGTCAAGATGCCCTCCACGAACTGGTCAAGCCGCTGTCCAGAAGGGCACTGACTGGCGTCCAACGGCCGCACTGGCCTCAGCTGCATTCTAGAGCGGAACATGGAACCCAAGGCAGGCATGGAACCTTTTCAAATGGAAACAAGGCTTGGGGCTTCTCTCCACATCATGGTTGCCATGCGCTTCTCTGGGTTCGGACTATAGGACCCTTAGGAGAGAGACCCTTCCAATACATAGGATCCTATGTATCACCGTGTCCCATTAATACATTAATATAATCTATAACCTTCAGTGTCC
It encodes the following:
- the LOC121918078 gene encoding fibrous sheath CABYR-binding protein-like — its product is MARGENFLNAVRKSIGKTIRKTVKFFSCNIRPKDEEDEDVPRRLRRHKKTQSTHFEEEVVEDIAALSADIHPSPSEKLTADIDPSLLEELTADVYPPLWEELTADIDPSLLEELTVDVFPPLLDKLTMDVHQFPSRELTADVQQSPSQGLTTGIHTSSSQIVVVAQVHRAFSDSPETEEAKDKAEEKEDNEGDQSVVQKEQLAKDLAEEKPAILWDLDDDIWRVEDECRPHLVSRR